A part of Candida albicans SC5314 chromosome 2, complete sequence genomic DNA contains:
- the MSC7 gene encoding meiotic recombination directing protein (S. cerevisiae ortholog Mcs7 has a role in reciprocal meiotic recombination; Spider biofilm repressed), with amino-acid sequence MIAIDLEFRQWQWQYQISTTFFIGVIVPVLYYVYNKYITAQPNNYNKIEAPVKITLPIPEEARPHWKGKRLYPPSISIPNEPDKIQSYCPATGQYLGVFNCTTREDMDEMINNASKAQKKWANSSFSLRRKLLKTMASFILENQENIARVACRDSGKTKLDASMGEIMVTLEKLNWIISHGEKVLRPSQRPGPANFLIGMMKNAEVRYEPMGVVTSIVSWNYPFHNLMGPVIASLFTGNAIIVKCSENVVWSSQWFIKFVRKCLQELAIDENLVQLCCCFPNDAEYFVSHPGLSHITFIGSKNVAHHVVSQAAKQLTPCVVELGGKDALIVLDDVKDVQSLSSVILRGTFQSAGQNCIGVERVICLPKVYEQLVEIFTERIKSFRVGSDIDQLDEIDMGAMISDNRFAQLEGLIEDAVSKGARLIHGGKQYQHPNYPQGHYFEPTLLVDVDPTMKIFQEEVFGPVLTMIRANDAEDAVNIANGTEFGLGNSIFGSNFNQVNQIADQLQSGNVAINDFATFYVAQLPFGGIKQSGYGKFGGEEGLTGLCNAKSVIMDKPLLRLFGVATSIPPPIDYPIENDKKAWNFVKSLNIAGYDGRLWNKVKALKNLATGGS; translated from the coding sequence ATGATAGCAATTGATCTTGAGTTTCGACAATGGCAATGGCAGTATCAGATATCTACTACATTTTTTATTGGAGTCATTGTTCCAGTGTTATATTATGTTTACAACAAGTACATCACTGCTCAGCCtaacaactacaacaaaaTAGAAGCACCCGTAAAGATCACCTTACCAATACCAGAAGAAGCCAGGCCACATTGGAAAGGTAAAAGATTATACCCTCCACTGATCAGTATTCCCAATGAACCAGATAAGATTCAAAGCTATTGTCCTGCCACAGGCCAATATTTGGGAGTATTCAATTGTACAACACGAGAAGACATGGACGAGATGATAAACAATGCATCAAAGGCGCAGAAAAAATGGGCAAACTCTTCTTTCAGCTTGCGaagaaaattgttgaagacAATGGctagttttattttggaAAACCAAGAGAACATAGCCCGAGTAGCATGTCGAGACTCCGGTAAGACGAAGCTAGATGCGTCGATGGGTGAAATTATGGTGACATTAGAAAAGTTAAACTGGATAATTCTGCATGGTGAGAAGGTATTGCGACCATCCCAAAGACCCGGCCCTgccaatttcttgattggGATGATGAAAAATGCTGAAGTGAGATATGAACCAATGGGTGTGGTGACTTCAATTGTGTCGTGGAACTACCCATTCCATAACCTAATGGGCCCAGTAATTGCATCTTTATTCACTGGCAACGCTATTATTGTGAAATGTTCGGAGAACGTTGTATGGTCATCACAGTGgtttattaaatttgttAGAAAGTGTTTACAAGAGTTGGCCATTGATGAAAACTTGGTGCAATTGTGCTGTTGTTTCCCCAATGATGCAgaatattttgtttcaCATCCAGGATTGTCTCATATCACTTTCATTGGATCCAAAAATGTGGCTCATCATGTGGTGAGTCAAGCTGCGAAACAATTAACACCTTGTGTTGTAGAATTGGGTGGTAAAGATGCATTGATTGTTTTAGATGATGTAAAGGATGTGCAATCCTTGTCGTCTGTGATCTTGCGAGGAACTTTCCAAAGTGCTGGTCAAAACTGTATTGGTGTCGAAAGGGTTATTTGCTTACCGAAAGTGTATGAACAATTGGTGGAGATTTTCACGGAGAGAATCAAGTCATTTAGAGTTGGATCGGATATTGACCAATTGGATGAAATAGACATGGGTGCCATGATATCTGATAATAGATTTGCTCAATTAGAAGGTCTAATTGAAGATGCCGTTAGCAAAGGTGCTAGGTTAATCCATGGCGGTAAGCAATACCAACATCCCAATTATCCACAGGGTCACTATTTTGAGCCAACATTGTTAGTCGATGTTGATCCTACAATGAAGATTTTCCAAGAGGAAGTTTTTGGTCCTGTGTTGACAATGATTAGGGCCAATGACGCTGAAGATGCAGTGAACATTGCCAACGGAACCGAGTTTGGACTTGGTAACTCTATTTTCGGAAGCAATTTTAACCAGGTCAATCAAATCGCAGATCAATTGCAAAGTGGCAATGTTGCCATCAACGATTTTGCGACTTTTTACGTTGCGCAGTTGCCATTTGGTGGTATCAAGCAATCGGGTTATGGAAAATTTGGTGGAGAAGAAGGACTTACTGGGTTGTGTAATGCCAAGTCTGTGATAATGGACAAACCTTTGTTGAGATTGTTTGGAGTTGCCACAAGCATACCACCTCCAATAGATTACCCAATAGAGAATGATAAAAAGGCATGGAATTTTGTGAAAAGCTTGAATATAGCAGGTTATGATGGCAGATTGTGGAACAAAGTCAAAGCTTTAAAGAATTTGGCTACAGGGGGATcttaa
- a CDS encoding uncharacterized protein (Ortholog(s) have role in ribosome-associated ubiquitin-dependent protein catabolic process and RQC complex, cytosol, cytosolic large ribosomal subunit localization): MSSRALRRLERQKLENELSISPEPERNGNDESDFDDSPISKPKANAFALLNDGDNETDDEENSDNDNEEDESTEQTRSTPKQPNEPPKNKNNKKKQQQKKATTNKKKQQNKIVDEYGDDEFDKILEQMRIKDDQTTTVSVTNQKTLINVYDFEEELDEITTPTPDFDSNFKAFTTNRLKKSLSLLSIKSVGSLDQDNEYKNLFGNLSMNTIEDANSTTSMGMSPEMLQQFKRLAKLTRGWGGKDRRGIPGTTRKLIFSKIKDDWLPTTLKPLNMEEIKPDDYVNFLDYKEDTADLEELQLKINKEVNLGVKYFQFSKINNIKERVANTRFYASVVMSPDPESLMQQLQQYPYHVETLLQVAMVLLRQGDNKSASNALVERALFAFDRSLHKGFHELLYQASNGLARLPYERFMNRQFYLCLFRYITALGERSTFYTALAYCKLLLSLSPAEDPLGVRYFIDFYALMSEEWKYMVQFAESPLVTTYTRWYTPGIAFSTVLAHLKLNQEEKARGALKKAFEAHPYTAYKLYKQIGLSNDLSLSEGSFKIDTEVEIATETYLVRCTIMWNDQSHRQFLHDELEKLFSDWKLQNSNNGVFSSILGSFGFKDNKKESNNAPFNLLRFAILSGENKIMAKLPQQLWSRNDIFEYDILPPKQDEEQTVLMGLSKKDESIVDHLLDYVDQNLLGSIIQSRTADEGNFDEIIRGLELQNVEEAENQQD; the protein is encoded by the coding sequence ATGAGTTCGAGAGCATTGCGGAGGTTGGAAAGACagaaattggaaaatgaGTTGTCTATATCCCCAGAACCTGAAAGAAATGGTAATGACGAAtctgattttgatgataGTCCAATTTCTAAGCCAAAAGCAAACGCATTTGCATTATTAAATGACGGCGACAATGAAACAGATGACGAGGAAAACTCTGATAATGACAATGAAGAGGATGAGTCAACAGAGCAAACTCGATCAACACCCAAGCAGCCTAATGAACCACCGAAGAATAAGAACAATAAAAAGAAGCAACAACAGAAGAAGGCAACAACTaataagaagaaacaacaaaacaaaatagtGGATGAATATGGTGATGACGAATTTGATAAGATATTAGAACAAATGAGAATAAAAGATGatcaaacaacaaccgTGTCAGTAACGAACCAAAAAACTTTAATTAACGTGTACGATTTTGAGGAAGAATTAGATGAAATAACTACCCCTACTCCTGACTTCGACTCCAATTTTAAGGCATTTACTACAAAtcgtttgaaaaaatctttGTCTTTATTGTCAATTAAGTCTGTAGGTAGTTTGGACCAAGATAATGAGTATAAGAATTTGTTCGGAAATTTATCGATGAATACCATCGAAGATGCCAactcaacaacatcaatgGGTATGTCTCCAGAAATGTTACAACAATTCAAGAGATTGGCTAAACTAACTCGTGGGTGGGGTGGAAAGGACCGTCGAGGTATTCCCGgcacaacaagaaaattgaTCTTCtccaaaattaaagatgatTGGCTACCAACAACCTTGAAGCCCTTAAATATGGAGGAGATTAAACCAGATGATTATGTTAATTTTTTAGATTATAAAGAGGACACGGCAGATTTAGAAGAGCtccaattaaaaataaacaaagaagTAAATTTGGGCGTGAAGTATTTCCAATTCTCGAAAATtaacaatatcaaagaGCGTGTTGCAAATACTAGATTTTATGCTAGTGTGGTAATGTCTCCAGACCCAGAGTCATTAATGCAGCAATTGCAACAATACCCATACCACGTGGAAACGTTATTACAAGTTGCTATGGTGTTGTTAAGACAAGGTGATAACAAGTCAGCAAGTAATGCATTGGTCGAAAGAGCACTTTTTGCATTTGACCGATCACTCCATAAGGGGTTCCACGAGTTGTTGTACCAAGCCTCAAATGGATTGGCAAGGTTACCGTATGAGCGGTTTATGAATCGTCAATTCTACTTGTGTTTGTTTAGGTACATCACTGCACTAGGTGAAAGATCAACATTCTACACTGCATTAGCATACTGCAAACTTTTGCTAAGTTTAAGTCCCGCCGAAGATCCGTTGGGTGTGAGATATTTTATTGACTTTTATGCATTGATGAGTGAAGAGTGGAAGTACATGGTCCAATTTGCAGAATCGCCTTTGGTGACCACCTATACAAGATGGTATACACCTGGTATTGCCTTTTCTACTGTTTTAGCTCATTTGAAACTAAATCAAGAGGAAAAAGCTAGAGGGGCATTGAAGAAGGCTTTTGAAGCGCATCCATACACGGCATACAAACTCTATAAGCAAATAGGGTTATCTAATGATCTATCACTCAGTGAAGGTTCATTTAAAATAGATACTGAGGTGGAAATTGCTACTGAAACTTACTTGGTCAGATGTACGATTATGTGGAATGATCAGTCCCATAGACAATTTTTGCATGATGAATTAGAGAAATTGTTTTCAGATTGGAAATTGCAGAACTCGAATAATGgtgttttttcttcaattttggGATCTTTTGGTTTCAAAGATAACAAAAAGGAATCAAATAATGCACCATTTAATTTACTTAGATTTGCTATTTTGTCTggtgaaaataaaattatggCAAAATTGCCACAACAGCTTTGGTCCAGAAATGATATATTTGAGTATGACATATTACCTCCAAAGCAAGACGAGGAGCAGACTGTTCTAATGGGTTTACTGAAAAAAGATGAGAGTATTGTTGATCATCTATTAGACTATGTTGATCAAAACTTGTTGGGAAGTATTATTCAGAGCAGAACAGCTGATGAGGGcaattttgatgaaataatTAGAGGACTTGAATTACAGAATGTAGAAGAGGCCGAAAACCAGCAAGATTAG
- a CDS encoding uncharacterized protein (Has domain(s) with predicted Rho guanyl-nucleotide exchange factor activity, role in regulation of Rho protein signal transduction and intracellular localization), which translates to MMYNTISHPYLQQGQDIYNSCNQSSVSDVTTARDSTSPNFKTLPPINLKQSTTHIPVKISFPSNTISPNIPDSQITNTSATITDIVSPQPFFSYSPQDQTRIAIQKNLKLAIEEIKRTESQYLSNLKTLKRDYFEKLIEDIHLDVPVPIKIVYNILAELIQYHDKMTKLFERVDDTNIFKQCEGYCSIIAENGINLFWYKWYCSQHQIIQDSYHEFSQQSDRYGSKSQSNWRQFVFKIWFTGWQNFFESQQGVGLKKDFSLMSLLQRPIDRITKYRLFVETICKNCIKLGHSTANIQNSFEKICNQLNQINRNTEDRNIHKELFELIDFSTIRYHEMQIDFQFFGIPYLVGTCWAVYVENKVPRGHNLPILLFKSHLILIEYCHYSKRKKFELKFVVPVIKCHLDLESTTSSYGLHTTYPHCIKVSFEIGLCHYELLLCWLTKTDYDIWCEELTVIVCFVNGNDVLQKQPTTEATQYLYKLPTNLSPYDINTTSESFTMRQGNCYFKQCLLIKIVIDKVLMKLLHTESSNSIHTSVNNNHEDKGYKIVFENKQLSTNERFFRASISKGLHIYLIQESEAKFIDFFLSWQIKNQLK; encoded by the coding sequence ATGATGTACAATACTATTAGTCATCCATACCTACAACAGGGACAAGACATTTACAATTCCTGTAATCAGCTGTCGGTATCCGATGTGACAACAGCCAGAGATTCAACCAGTCCTAATTTCAAAACCCTACCGccaataaatttgaagCAATCTACTACACATATACCTGTTAAAATTAGTTTCCCATCAAATACGATTTCTCCAAACATTCCAGATTCTCAAATTACAAATACACTGGCAACAATAACTGATATAGTATCTCCTCAACCGTTCTTTTCTTATTCGCCACAAGACCAAACTAGAATTGCCATACAGAAAAATCTAAAGCTagcaattgaagaaataaaaagaacTGAATCACAATACCTATCTAACttgaaaactttaaaaCGAGATTATTTTGAGAAATTGATAGAAGACATACATTTGGATGTGCCTGTTCCAATTAAAATTGTATACAATATTCTAGCTGAATTAATACAATATCACGATAAAATGACAAAACTATTTGAAAGAGTAGATGATACAAACATTTTTAAACAATGTGAAGGGTACTGCTCAATAATAGCAGAAAACGGAATCAATCTTTTTTGGTATAAATGGTATTGCTCGCAGCACCAAATAATACAAGACCTGTATCATGAATTTTCTCAACAAAGCGACAGGTACGGGTCAAAATCACAGTCGAATTGGAgacaatttgtttttaaaatttggtTTACTGGCTGGCAGAATTTTTTTGAGAGCCAGCAGGGTGTGGGGTTAAAAAAggatttttcattaatgtCTCTTCTACAACGACCAATTGATAGAATAACAAAATATCGACTATTTGTTGAGACAATTTGCAAAAACTGTATCAAATTAGGTCATAGTACAGCTAATATTCAAAacagttttgaaaaaatttgcaatcaattaaatcaaattaatcGAAACACAGAAGATAGAAACATACATAAAGAGTTATTCGAGTTGATAGACTTCAGTACAATTAGATATCATGAAATGCAAATTGATTTCCAGTTTTTTGGTATCCCGTATCTTGTTGGTACTTGTTGGGCTGTTTATGTTGAAAACAAAGTCCCCCGAGGTCATAATTTACCCATTTTATTGTTCAAGAGCCACTTGATATTAATTGAGTACTGTCATTACTCTAAACGGAAAAAATTCGAGCTCAAATTCGTTGTTCCAGTTATCAAGTGTCATCTAGATTTGGAATCAACAACTTCTTCCTACGGTCTCCATACAACTTACCCTCATTGTATTAAAGTACTGTTTGAGATAGGTCTTTGTCACTATGAACTACTACTTTGTTGGCTTACCAAGACTGATTATGACATCTGGTGTGAGGAATTAACAGTAATAGTTTGTTTTGTAAATGGAAATGATGTATTACAGAAACAGCCAACCACTGAAGCAACCCAATATTTGTATAAATTACCCACTAACTTGTCTCCCTACGATATCAACACAACATCCGAATCATTCACGATGCGACAAGGTAACTGTTATTTTAAACAATGCTtactaataaaaattgtaattgataaggttctaatgaaattgttgcATACAGAGAGTTCCAATAGCATTCATACGTCTGTAAATAACAACCATGAAGACAAGGGATATaaaattgtatttgaaaataaacaattatcGACAAACGAGAGGTTTTTCAGAGCATCCATAAGCAAAGGCTTACACATATACTTGATTCAAGAGTCAGAAGCTAAATTTATAGACTTTTTTCTCAGTTGGCAAATCAAGaaccaattgaaataa
- a CDS encoding uncharacterized protein (Possible stress protein; increased transcription associated with CDR1 and CDR2 overexpression or fluphenazine treatment; regulated by Sfu1, Nrg1, Tup1; stationary phase enriched protein; Spider biofilm induced): protein MAKTSPHKLFYKGAENDFVIFIDDADLLAKYKKEFSTKGSSTIPIIDLVSIFKVFINRQRGAEGILDEAAKSDLENEFKTSNADQVIKIILEKGEDKSKTGSIGEIGGSHNDSIGNGDAAN from the coding sequence ATGGCTAAAACTTCTCCACATAAATTATTCTACAAAGGTGCTGAAAACGATTTTGTCATTTTCATCGATGATGCCGATTTGTTAGCCAAATATAAAAAGGAATTTAGTACCAAAGGGTCATCTACCATTCctataattgatttggtttCGATTTTCAAAGTGTTTATCAATAGACAACGTGGTGCTGAAGGTATTTTAGATGAAGCTGCTAAACTGGATTTAGAGAATGAATTTAAAACCTCAAACGCAGATCAAGTTATCAAgataattcttgaaaaGGGTGAAGACAAATCTAAAACAGGATCAATCGGTGAAATTGGTGGATCCCACAATGATAGCATAGGTAATGGTGACGCTGCTAATTAA
- a CDS encoding uncharacterized protein (BAR domain-containing protein, forms heterodimer with Rvs162p that binds liposomes in vitro; flow model biofilm induced) — protein MVVDQLKNNIVSISSNIGTHIKDGYKYTESEFKNISYNIKDTVTFHTRDYDKDDELVEIYYHDIKQSVSGLKYITSQNHHLSKSFLPHVLSSNIKIIKGFINLIGQDSLRFDKINEYYQEFDSWQATQEIPHVHPKEMQFLNESINEELNNYLITVENLKFDLENNWEAYDESLKYRIDEMKKYLKKTLKLIKKRNMKRTEQDHLHRKIEKLNQKAIPLDEKDNDKLEKLETTYQTVDAAFNSLNKKCIQLLPNIVSFLDEFVENITKMILCQQLETFKKLTDTFQYFTEFYGLIKENSPKSYTEIIDDWESNSTATRLQIESLLTIVHEKHPDLLDKEINDEDSSSNYYRFWRNMSNKFVEKKHVVNTKDKVNGIFNDTLEIDPLVAYKQYQDPSMNPSETYHPRKLVDEEDIKVPAVPKKDGPELPPRSNTAIVRHSVLVSPMSSAGASRLYSISTDSMDSISLSDFEDESATIMSEASSISSMSSVSYSNHDSSEAKLRRIYNGSKNEIKESPITTKPIQYEPFTFEKPMSLTYKLNLIQSFFEKLNINTDNKVLKTAKYDFSGYEPGDLSFKQGDNIEILLDFQNIDTLYHSDELNWLIGVSRIDDESYRIGFVPNNYVE, from the coding sequence ATGGTTGtggatcaattgaaaaataatattgttCTGATATCGTCTAATATTGGAACTCATATTAAGGACGGGTATAAGTACACTGAATcagaattcaaaaatatatcCTACAACATTAAAGACACAGTTACATTCCACACCAGAGATTACGATAAGGATGATGAACTTGTTGAGATTTATTATCACGATATCAAACAATCAGTTTCTGGTTTGAAGTACATCACATCGCAGAATCACCATTTGTCCAAGAGTTTCTTGCCACATGTGCTCAGCCtgaatattaaaattattaaaggATTTATCAACTTGATTGGTCAAGATTCTTTGCgttttgataaaatcaaCGAGTATTACcaagaatttgattcatGGCAAGCAACACAAGAAATCCCACATGTACACCCAAAGGAGATGcaatttttgaatgaatCTATAAATGAAGAGTTgaataattatttgatcACGGTGGAGAActtaaaatttgatttggaaaataatTGGGAAGCATATGACGAATCTCTCAAATATAGAATTGACGAAATGAAGAAATACTTGAAGAaaactttgaaattgattaaaaagCGTAATATGAAACGAACAGAGCAGGATCATTTGCATCGCAAAATTGAGAAATTGAACCAGAAAGCGATTCCATTGGACGAGAAAGATAATGACAAACTTGAGAAATTAGAAACAACATATCAGACAGTTGATGCTGCGTTCAACAGCTTGAATAAAAAGTGTATTCAATTATTGCCTAACATAGTTTCATTTCTTGATGagtttgttgaaaatattaCCAAGATGATATTATGTCAACAATTGGAGACGTTTAAAAAGCTAACTGAtacttttcaatattttacAGAGTTTTATGGAttgattaaagaaaattcaCCAAAATCGTATACTGAAATAATAGACGATTGGGAACTGAACAGTACAGCTACAAGATTGCAGATAGAGTCTCTTCTAACAATTGTGCACGAGAAACACCCGGATTTGCTTGATAAGGAGAtcaatgatgaagattcGCTGCTGAACTATTACAGATTTTGGCGTAATATGagtaataaatttgttgaaaagaaacatGTTGTGAATACAAAAGACAAGGTAAATGGCATATTCAATGATACTTTAGAAATCGATCCCTTGGTGGCATACAAACAGTACCAAGATCCATCGATGAACCCATCGGAAACATATCATCCACGGAAATTAGTCGATGAGGAAGATATAAAGGTACCAGCAGTGCCGAAGAAAGATGGTCCTGAATTGCCACCTAGGTCAAACACTGCTATTGTGAGGCATTCTGTTCTTGTCTCGCCAATGTCTTCTGCAGGTGCCTCACGGTTATATTCTATTTCTACAGATTCTATGGATTCTATACTGCTATCAGATTTTGAAGACGAGAGCGCAACTATTATGTCAGAAGCTTCATCAATTAGCTCCATGTCAAGTGTTTCGTACTCAAACCATGATTCATCCGAAGCTAAATTAAGAAGGATATACAATGGCAGTAAGAATGAGATTAAGGAAAGCCCAATCACAACCAAGCCAATCCAGTATGAACCTTTTACGTTTGAAAAGCCTATGAGTTTGACTTACaagttgaatttgatacaaagcttttttgaaaagttgAACATTAACACCGATAACaaagttttgaaaactgCAAAATACGATTTTAGTGGTTATGAACCAGGTGATTTGTCATTTAAACAGGGCgataatattgaaattttattagATTTTCAGAATATTGATACATTGTATCATTCAGATGAGTTAAATTGGTTGATTGGAGTCTCAAGAATTGATGATGAGAGCTACAGAATTGGATTTGTACCTAATAACTATGTTGAGTAA
- a CDS encoding uncharacterized protein (Ortholog(s) have extracellular region localization), protein MATSKIIDYFRLKDIVNQRIVYDLPLNYTDSQSSSTIKVAITITSKYDKNLHNDKEGFEKVLLPEKPKIIVYLQGGPGFPCPVPTSNSGKTKVLLEKGYQIVYLDQRGTGLSTPLEVKTFKNLVLKEYGNFEVDSQLKFILNFRADSIIRDLEQIRKDLIGNHHKWSIMGQSYGGFCCFTYLSLFPESISEVIITGGVPPVHFKADDVYKATYQRTIERNLHYYDKYPRDQIKVVRICEYLNANKVVLPNGGTLSVERFQQLGLRFGGTGGTDGIHLIVSKFDYDLDLFGYPTYDLLNTIQQFLGFETNVIYALFQEAIYCNGNSKSNWSADRLRYALDNEKLFTLNKEQVFFTGEMVYKSMFDDYSELKPFKELAYALHDFSEWSTIYDPKVLKTITWDKVPIVAATYFDDQYVDFEITRKVKQDIIPRGNLRQFITNEYFHNGLGQDPETILSSLFDLLDREID, encoded by the coding sequence ATGGCTACAAGTAAAATTATTGACTATTTTAGATTGAAAGATATTGTAAATCAAAGAATTGTGTATGATTTGCCTTTAAATTACACTGATTCTCAATCTTCCTCCACTATTAAGGTAGCTATTACCATTACTTCTAAATATGATAAGAATTTGCATAATGACAAAGAgggatttgaaaaagtgTTATTACCTGAAAAACCAAAGATAATTGTATATTTACAGGGAGGGCCTGGGTTTCCATGTCCAGTTCCTACTTCTAATCTGGGGAAAACCAAAGTTCTATTGGAGAAAGGATACCAAATTGTTTATCTAGATCAACGAGGCACTGGTTTAAGTACTCCTTTGGAAGTCAAaacatttaaaaatttggttttgaaaGAGTACGGGAATTTTGAAGTGGATTCGCAGTTGAAGTTTATTTTAAACTTCCGTGCTGACTCGATTATTCGTGATTTGGAACAAATTAGAAAAGATTTAATTGGGAATCATCACAAATGGTCAATAATGGGTCAATCATATGGTGGATTTTGCTGTTTCACTTATTTGTCTTTGTTCCCAGAATCCATTAGTGAAGTTATTATTACAGGAGGTGTGCCACCAGTTCATTTCAAAGCTGATGACGTATACAAGGCAACATATCaaagaacaattgaaagaaatttgCACTACTACGACAAGTACCCCAGAGACCAAATTAAAGTGGTTAGGATTTGTGAATATTTGAATGCAAATAAGGTAGTTTTACCAAATGGTGGTACTTTATCTGTTGAAAGATTTCAGCAATTGGGTTTAAGATTTGGTGGCACAGGCGGTACAGATGGTATTCATCTTATTGTCagtaaatttgattatgatTTGGACTTGTTTGGGTATCCAACTTATGATTTGTTAAATacaattcaacaatttttggGGTTTGAAACAAATGTGATTTATGCTTTGTTTCAAGAAGCAATCTATTGTAATGGAAATTCCAAGAGCAATTGGAGCGCAGATAGGTTGAGGTATGCCCTCgacaatgaaaaattgtttacTTTGAACAAGGAACAAGTTTTCTTTACTGGAGAGATGGTATATAAGTCCATGTTTGACGATTATAGCGAATTGAAGCCTTTTAAAGAGCTAGCTTACGCGTTACACGACTTTTCCGAGTGGTCGACCATTTACGATCCCaaagttttgaaaacaatcaCTTGGGATAAAGTGCCAATTGTTGCAGCCACCTACTTTGATGACCAATATGTCgattttgaaataacaAGAAAAGTGAAACAAGACATAATTCCTCGTGGTAATTTAAGACAATTTATCACTAATGAGTATTTTCATAATGGGTTAGGCCAAGATCCCGAAACCATATTATCgtcattatttgatttactCGACAGAGAAATAGATTAA